Below is a window of Geomonas oryzisoli DNA.
AGATCACCTACGGCTGCGAGAGGATCGCCATGTACCTGCAGGGCGTGGACAACGTCTACGACCTGGAGTGGGTCAAAGGGGTCAAGTACGGCGACATCCACCACGAGAGCGAGGTCGAGTTCTCCACCTACAACTTCGAGGAGGCTGACGTCGACATGCTGCTCACCCTCTTCAAGATGTACGAGAAGGAGTGCATCCGCCTGGTCGAGAAGGGGCTCGTGCTCCCGGCCTACGACTACGTCATGAAATGCTCCCATACCTTCAACCTCCTGGACGCCCGCGGCGCCATCTCGGTCACCGAGCGCGCCTCCTACATCGGCAAGGTGAGGAACGTGGCGCGCCTGTGCGCCGAAGGATACCTGCAGATGCGCGAGCGGCTCGGCTTCCCGCTCCTGAAAGGAGGTCGCTAATGGCTAAGGATCTTTTCCTTGAGATAGGTTGCGAGGAGATTCCGGCCGGCTTCGTCCCCAAGGCGATGGCCGACATGGAAGCCCTCATGAAGCGCGAGCTGGAGACGGCCCGCATCGAATTCGGCGAGATCGTGACCCTGGGCACACCGCGCCGCCTGGTGCTGGCGGTGAAAGGGATGGCGGAGCGCCAGCCCGACGCGGAACTGACCGCGATGGGGCCGGCCAAAAGCGCCGCCTACGACGCCGACGGCAACCCGACCAAGGCCGCCCAGGGCTTCGCCCGCGGCCAGGGCGTGGACGTGGCCGACCTGAAGGTGGTCATGACCCCCAAGGGTGAGTACCTGGCCGCCGTGAAGAGCGAGATCGGGCGCGACACCGCCGAACTCCTCCCCGAGATGCTGCCGCGCCTGATCGGCAACATCCCCTTCAAGAAGTCCATGCGCTGGGCCGACTTCGATGTCCGCTTCGCCCGCCCGATCCACTGGATCGTGGCGCTCTACGGCGGCACCGTGGTTCCCTTCGCCTTCGGCAACATCGAAAGCGGTTCCGCCTCGCGCGGCCACCGCTTCATGGCCAACACCACCTTCCCGGTGCGGGATCTCTCCCACTACCTGGAGGAGTGCGAGCGCCACTTCGTGATCCCGGATCCGGAAAAGAGAAAGGCCATCATCCGCCAGGAGATCGACCGGGTTGCGCGCCAGGCCAAGGGTAACGTGCTCCCCGACGAGGCGCTCCTCGAGCAGGTTTCCTTCCTGGTCGAGTACCCCTCCGCGGTGCACGGCACCTTCTCGCCGGACTTCCTGGTGGTGCCGCGCGAGGTCCTGATCACCTCGATGCGCGAGCACCAGCGCTATTTCTCCCTGGTGGACGACCAGGGGAAACTGCTGCCGGGCTTCATCACCATCAACAACACCCTGACCGAGGACCCGCAGGTGGTGGTCAAAGGAAACGAGCGCGTGCTCCGCGCCCGCCTCTCCGACGCCCGCTTCTTCTTCGACGAGGACCACAAGGTGAAGCTCGAGTCCCGCGTGGAGAGCCTCAAAAGCGTGGTCTACCAGGCGAAGCTCGGCACCTCCTACGAGAAGATGGAGCGCTTCCGCGAGCTCGCCAAGGGGCTCGCGCAGCGCCACAACCCGGCGGTGGTCGACAAGGCCGCCCGCGCCGCCACACTGTGCAAGGCGGACCTCGTCTCCGGCATGGTAGGCGAATTCCCCGAGGTACAGGGGATCATGGGGCGCGAGTACGCCCTGCATGACGGCGAGGATGCCGCGGTCGCCAACGCCATCGCCGAGCACTACCTGCCGACCCAGGCCGGCGGCGAGCTCCCGGCTTCCGACATCGGCGCGTTCGTCTCGCTGGCGGACAAGACCGACACCATCTGCGGCTGCTTCAGCGTGGGGCTCATCCCCACCGGCTCCGCCGACCCCTACGCCCTGCGCCGCTCGGCTCTGGGGATCATCAACATCATCCTCGACAAAGGGTACCGCGAGCCGATCTCCGGCTTGGTCAAGGCTTCCCTGCAGCTTTTGGCCGCCAAGGCGACCCGCCCCGTCGACGACGTCTACAAGGACGTCATCGAGTTCTTCCGCGGCCGTTTCGTGAACCTGATGGCGGATCGCTACCCCTCCGACGTGGTGGACGCCGTGGTCTCGGTCTCCTTCGACGACCTGGTCGAGGCTGCCGCCAAGATCCAGGCGCTCGCCGAGTTCAGAAAGCGTGACGACTTCGCTGCCCTGGCAGGCGCCTTCAAGCGCGTGGGGAACATCGTCAAGGAAGGGGTGGACACCCCGGTTGCCACCGCACTCTTCCAGGAGCCGGCAGAAGGGGCACTCTACGAGGCGCAGCAGCAGGTGAAAAAGAAGGTGGACGCGGCTCTCTCCGGCGCCGACTACCTGGCCGCCCTCACCGAGATCGCCACCCTGAAGACCACCGTCGACGCCTTCTTCGACAAGGTCATGGTCATGGCGGAGGACGAGAAGGTGCGTCAGAACCGCCTGGCGCTTTTGACCTCCATCGCAAGGCTCTTCGGGAGCCTCGCTGATTTCGCGAGGTTGTCGGCATGAAAAGACTGCGACAGCTGACCCCGGGATGCAGCACCCTGGAACAGGCCAACGCAGCAGCACAACGACTTATCTGACGCTCACGTAAACAGCCGTCCGGGTGCAACTCCCGGCGGCTGTTTGCCTTTTTCGGTTTGTGTGTATACTTTTAGCTCCAAATTTATTAAAAACGTCTAAGGAGGGTGCACATGGGAACGCAGTACGTCTACTTTTTTGGCGCAGGCAAGGCTGACGGCAACGCCAAAATGAAGGAACTTCTGGGTGGCAAAGGGGCCAACCTGGCCGAGATGACCGCCATCGGTCTCCCGGTTCCGGCAGGTTTCACCATCACCACGGAGGTCTGCACCGAGTACTACAAGAACAACCAGCAGTACCCGGCCGCACTCGCCGCCGAGGTCGAGGCGAACCTCGCCCGCGTCGAGGGGCTCATGGGCAAGAAGTTCGGCGACGCCCAGAACCCCCTCCTGGTTTCGGTCCGCTCCGGCGCCCGCGCCTCCATGCCGGGCATGATGGACACCATCCTGAACCTGGGCCTTAACGACACCACGGTGCAGGGAATCATCGCCCAGTCCGGTGACGAGCGCTTCGCTTACGACGCCTACCGCCGTTTCGTGCAGATGTACTCCGACGTCGTCATGGGGATGCACAAGGACGAGCTGGAGCACCTTTTGGAGCGCAAGAAAGAGGCGCGCGGCGTGCACCTCGACACCGACCTGAAGGCGTCCGACTGGAAGGAACTGGTCGGCGAGTTCAAGGCGAAGATCAAGGCCACCTTGGGCGTCGACTTCCCGGAAGATCCCAAAGAACAGCTCTGGGGCGCCATCGGCGCCGTGTTCGGCTCCTGGATGAACCAGCGCGCCATCACCTACAGAAAACTCAACAACATCCCGGCCGAGTGGGGCACCGCCGTCAACGTGCAGTCCATGGTGTTCGGCAACATGGGGGATGACTGCGCCACCGGCGTCGCCTTCACCCGCGACCCCTCCACCGGCGAGAACTACTTCTACGGCGAGTACCTGGTCAACGCCCAGGGAGAGGACGTGGTGGCCGGCATCCGCACCCCGCAGCCGATCAACCGCGCGAAATACAAGCCGGGCGACCTCCCCTCCATGGAGGAGGTGCTCCCCGAGTGCTACCAGCAGCTGGTCGGTATCCGCGACATCCTGGAGCGCCACTACAAGGACATGCAGGACATCGAGTTCACCATCGAGAAGGGGATCCTCTACATGCTGCAGTGCAGAAGCGGCAAGAGGACCGCGAAGGCGGCCCTGAAGATCGCCGTGGACATGGTGGCCGAGAAGTTGATCGACGAGAAGACCGCCGTGCTGCGCGTGGCCCCCTCCCAGCTCGACCAGCTGCTGCACCCCTCCCTCGATCCCAAGGCACCCCGTACCGTGATCGCCAAGGGGCTCCCGGCCTCCCCGGGCGCCGCTTCCGGCGAGGTGGTGTTCACCGCCGACGAGGCGGAGAGCGCCGCGAAACTGGGCCACAAGGTGATCCTGGTGCGCGTCGAGACCTCCCCTGAGGACATCCACGGTATGCACGCCGCCCAGGGCATCCTCACCGCCCGCGGCGGCATGACCTCGCACGCGGCGGTGGTCGCCCGCGGCATGGGCAAGTGCTGCGTGGCCGGCTGCGGCGACATCAAGGTCGACTACCACGGCGGCCAGTTCGTCGCCAAGGACGGCACCGTGATCAAGAAGGGTGACGTGATCACCCTGGACGGCTCCACCGGCGAGGTGATGAAAGGGGCGGTGCCCATGGTCGCGGCCGGTGTCGGGGGCGACTTCGCCACCGTCATGGCCTGGGTGGACAAGTTCCGCCGCATGAAGGTCCGCGCCAACGCGGATACCCCGCACGACGCGAAGACCGCGCGCGAGTTCGGCGCCGAGGGTATCGGCCTGTGCCGCACCGAGCACATGTTCTTCGAGGCGGACCGCATCGCCGCGGTGCGCGAGATGATCCTCTCCGCGGACCTCGAAGGCAGGAAGAAGGCGCTCGCCAAGATCCTCCCCATGCAGAAGGGGGACTTCAAGGGGCTCTTCCGCGAGATGAAGGGGCTGCCGGTCACCATTCGCCTGCTCGACCCGCCGCTGCACGAGTTCCTCCCCCAGGAGGACAAGGACATCGAGGCGCTCTCCGCAACCATGGGTGTCTCGGTGCAGACTTTAAAGCACAAGGTCGAGTTCCTGCACGAGTTCAACCCGATGCTCGGCCACCGCGGCTGCCGCCTCGGCGTCACCTTCCCGGAAATCTACGACATGCAGGTCCAGGCCATCATGGAGGCCGCCTGCGAGCTGGTTAAGGACGAAGGCTTCCAGATCGTCCCCGAGATCATGATCCCGCTGGTCGCGGTAACCAAGGAGCTCGCCATCATGCGCGCCAACGCGGTAGCGGTCTGCGAGGAGACCCAGCAGCGCTACGGCGTCAAGGTCGACTACCTGATCGGCACCATGATCGAGCTGCCGCGCGCGGCCATCACCGCCGACAGCATCGCCACCGAGGCCGACTTCTTCTCCTTCGGCACCAACGACCTGACCCAGACCACCTTCGGCCTGTCCCGCGACGACGCCGGCAAGTTCCTCCCCTTCTACGTGGAGAACGGCATCCTTGAGGACGACCCGTTCGTCACCCTGGACCAAAACGGCGTGGGCGCCCTGGTCAGGATGGGATGCGAGAAGGGGCGCGCAACCCGCCCCGGCATCAAGCTCGGCATCTGCGGCGAGCACGGCGGCGACCCGGCTTCCGTCATCTTCTGCGACTCGGTCGGGCTCGACTACGTCTCCTGCTCCCCGTTCCGGGTGCCCATCGCGCGCCTGGCCGCAGCCCACGCGACCCTGAATGCGCAGGCCGCTGCTCCGGCAAAAACTGCCGCAGCGGGAAAGGACAGTGACGCCTTGCAGCAGCCCGTAGCCAGCGCCTGATCCGGCAGGCGGCACGGCCAAGGCGTCGCAAGGGAGCCGGAGAAGCCTTGACACGCTTGATGTAAACGTGTAATAGCGAAATACGCGTCAACGACGCTAACGGGGCGGCCGGGATACCGGCCGCCCTAAACAACGAGCAGTACAGGAGAAAAGGTAATGGCAAACGGTGTAGTGAAATGGTTCAACGACGCGAAGGGGTTTGGCTTCATCGAGCAGGAAAACGGCGCGGATGTTTTCGTGCACTTCTCGGCCATCCAGGGGGACGGCTTCAAATCGTTGGTCGAGGGTGACTCGGTCAGCTTTGACGTGGTCCAGGGCGCCAAGGGCCCGCAGGCCGCCAACGTGGTCAAGAACTAGTTTCCTTTCCTAAGCCTTGGTCCGGCCCCGAATCCGTTCGGGGCCTTTTTAATTTTGCCCGCCCGAGGGTGACCGGTGCCAGCATGCGTATCAACGAAAAGTCGGATTCCCGCAGCATAGCCAAGAAGGAGAAGGGGACTGCTCCCAAGAGCGTCGCCGGAACCAGCGCGCCCCTCTTTGCCGGCCGGCTCGCCGCCGTCGCCAAGTCGAGCACCGAGTATGAAGGCGAGCTGCAGCGCTTAAAGGAAGAGATCGACAAGGCGGGGGACGTCCTGGAGCAGGAGCCGACCATCGCCAACTTCAAGGTCTTCCGCGAGTTGATCGGAACCATGGCGCGCAAGGTCTCCGCCGAGGCCTACCGCATCGAGATGCTGAGCGGCGGGGTCACCGGGCGCAGTCACGAGGTCATCGCCGTGATCGACAAGGAAGCCGATCTCCTCTATCACCTGGTGATGCGGGAGCAGAAGGACCACATCAGGATCGTGGCCCAGATCATCAAGATCAAGGGGCTGGTGGTCGACTTCCTGCTTTAGCATGCACCCCGACGGCCGCCTTCACGATTCTCCTGCCGCACCTCCCCTTCCCGCTGCTATTTCCCGCATAAAGTACTTGAGATCACAGCCGAAAATCCGATAAATCTGTAGGGTTAACGGTAGTCCTTCCGCTACCGCCTCGCCTACCGCGCAGGTCCCAATTCCATTCCGTTTGACAGGAGAGCAACCATGCCATCTTTCGTCAAGTCAGCATTGGCCGTCCTGGCCGTCGTTTCCACCCTTGTGTCCCCCCCGACACCCTCAGCTGCGGAAACCCTCAGGATCAACGGCACCGGTGCAGGCCTGGTGGCCCTGAGGCCGCTGGTGGCAGCGTTCGAAAAGGAAAACCGCGGCGTCGTGGTCGATATGGAGAAAAGCCTCGGGAGTTCGGCCGCCATCAAGGCGTTATCGCGCAACGCGCTGGACCTCGCCGTTTCGGGGCGTCCCCTCAAACCGGCCGAAAGCGCCGAAGGACTGGTCCAGCAGCAGTGGGGGCGTGCTCCCTTTGCCGTGCTGGCCAATCGCCAGGTGCGGGTAACCGGGGTGAGCTTGAACGAGCTGGCGGGAATGTACGGCACGAGCAGCGCCAGGTGGCCCGGCGGCGAGCTGGTCCGGGTGGTGCTGCGCCCCAACGAAGACGTGGACACCAAGCTCACCCGCTCCATGTCGCCGGAGATGGACCGCGGGATGAGTGCCGCCCAGACGCGCAAGGACATGCTGCTGGGGATCACCGACGACGAAGCCTTCGAACTCGTCAAGAAGACGGAAGGGGCAGTGGCGGTGATGGCGCTGTCGCTGCCGCTTTCCCAGCCCAACGCGGTCGCGGTCCTGAAGCTCGGCGGGGTTCAGCCGAGTGTGGCCAACGTCGCTTCGGGCAAGTACCGCTTTGTGAAGGAGATGCACCTGGTGACCAGGAAGGACGCTTCCTCCACGGTTGCCAGATTCATCAAGTTCCTGGACTCCAAAAAGGGCCGTGCCATCGCGGCGAAGCACGGCGTGCTCGTCACCGGGGTTAAATGATCAGGTACAGCCAGTCCATACGGCGCAGCACCACCCTGACCGCGGGGATACTCTCCGCGGTGCTGACCCTGATGCCGCCCGCGATCTACTTCGTGATGGCCTTCTCGCACATGACCGGGGTCATCGAGACGGAGGGGGAGATCAACGCCCGCGTGGTGGGGACGCTGATAGTCGCGAACCCGAAGATGTGGGAGTTCGAGGAGTTGCGCCTGAGGGAGCTACTGGCGCGCCGTTCCACGGAAACCGCTGAAAAGCGGGTGCTTTACAACCTCAAGGGGGTGGTGATCGCCGAGAGCTCGGACAAGTTGCTTTCGCCGCTTTTATCCCAGTCATTTCCGGTGTACGATGCCGGGCACCAGGTTGCCAGACTGGAGGTGTCGCGGTCCCTGGCACCGACCCTCATGGTGACTGCGCTGCTCTTCTGTCTGGGGGCTCTCACCGCCGGCTTCACCTTCTTCCGGCTGCGCACCGTGCCCCTCAGAGCCATAGAGGAAGCCTATCGCACCCTCAAACAGAGCGAGGAGAAGTACCGCTCGGTCTACGAGTCGCTCAACGAGGGGCTGGCCCTGTACCGCACCGTGCCCGGGAGCGGGGGGGAGACCGACCTCGTGCTCGCCGACATCAACCCCGTCGCCGTATCGGTCTTCGGCTTCGGACGCGACGACATCGGCAAGAGCATCCTGCAGGTGCAGGGGGGGCTGTTCGCGCCGGTCCGGGAGGCGCTCCGGCGGGAGTCGGGCGAGGTGAGCCTGGAACTGGAGCAGGAAGGGGCGGGGCGGGTCTTCACGGTGAACGCGTTTCCCATGGGGGACGGGATGGTGGCGACCCTGTTTGAGGACGTCACCGAGAAGAAGCGCAGCGCCGAACAGCTGGAGAATCTCGCCTACTACGACAGCCTCACCGGCCTTTTGAACCGGCGCATGCTGCTGGACCGGATGGAGCACACCATCGGCATGGCCCAGCGCGAAGGGATCAAGATGGCCACCCTCTTCTTCGACCTGAACGGGTTCAAGCCGATCAACGACACGCTGGGGCATGAGGCGGGGGACCAGATCCTGATCGAGGTGGCCCGGCGCTTGAAAAACGGGGTGCGCAAGAAGGACACCCTGGCGCGGCTGGGGGGGGACGAGTTCGTGGTGGTGGCGACCCTGGATACGGAGGAAAACGCTAGTTGCATCGCGCAGAACCTGCTCAGGAAGCTCACTCCGGTGTACGAGGTGGGCGGCAGGGAGGTCTACGTGGGAGCGAGCATTGGCATCTCGATCTATCCCGACGACGGCATCTCCCCCGAGACGCTGCTCAAGAACGCGGACATTGCCATGTACAACGCCAAGAAACCGGGCGTGGACTTCTGTTTCTACAGCGCGCAGATGAACCAGAAGCTCCTCGAGCGGACACGGCTCGAGTTCGAGCTCTGGATGGCGCTGGAGCGGGAGGAGTTCTTCCTTGAGTACCAGCCCATCGTGGACGCCCGCACCGGCAGGATCGCCGCGGTGGAGGCGCTGGTACGCTGGATGAGTCCGGAAAAGGGGCGGGTGATGCCGGACTCCTTCATCCCGCTCGCCGAGGCTACCGGCATCATCGTGCCGCTGGGAGAATGGGTGCTGAAGACGGCCTGCACGAAGCTGCAGCAGTGGCTCGACGCGGGGTGTCTGCCGCTCAGGATGTCCGTCAACATCTCGGGGTGTCAGTTCATGCGCAGTGAACTGTGCCGTCTCGTCGAGGAGGCGGCGGACCAAAGCGGCGTGGATCTCGCCCTCCTCGAACTGGAACTCACCGAGACCTGCCTCATCAAGGACGTGGAGGAGACTGCCACCAAACTGTGGCACCTGAAGGGGCTCAACGTCTCCATCGGCATCGACGATTTCGGCACGGGCTATTCGTCGCTGCAGTATCTGAAGAACTTCCCCATCGACCACCTGAAGATCGACCGCGCCTTCATCAAGAACGTCTGTGAGCTTCCCGACGAACGCGCCATCGTGGATGCCATCATCGGCATCGCCAAGGCGATGGAGCTGCACGTGATCGCCGAGGGGGTGGAAACCCTGGAACAGGCGGAATACCTGGGACATCGTGGCTGCGACGAACTGCAGGGGTACTACTACCACCGCCCGCTCTCAGAGGAGCGCCTGCTCGAGGTGCTTCGGGAGGAGCGGGAGCGGCTGGCGCCGCCGGCAGGGGGCGCGGGAACAGGCGGGGAAGGAGATTCAAAAGCGGGCGATGCGGGGGGCGCAGGGGCGCCCGTGACGGCACAGCCGGTCTGAACGGCCGGTGTGGAAACGGAAAAAGGGGGCTCGTTCGAGCCCCCTTTTTTTTTAACTGCAGCCGCACCCTTTGGAGTTGTCTCCGCTCAGGGGGAGTTTCTTGCCACACTTCTGGCACCGCCAGAAGAGGCCACCTCAACCCGGCATCAGGATCATGAGCCCCTGGCAGTCGGGGCAGCTTTTCTCGTTGGTCATATGCAAACCTCCTTTGTTGGGTGAAGCCTCTTTACCTTACCGAAACGGCGATGCTCCCCACCCCGGCGATCTCGGCGACCACCCGGTCGCCGCTCTTGATCGGGCCGACGCCCGCGGGCGTGCCGGTCAGTACCAGGTCCCCCGGCTCCAGCGTGAAGATGGAGGAGAGGTAGCTCAACAGCTCGGGGATGCGGTGGATCATGAGATCGGTGCCGCCGTCCTGGCGCTTCTCGCCGTTCACGGCGAGGGTGATGCGCAACTGGTGCGGGTCGGCCACCTGCGCGGCGGGAACGAACGGGGACAGCGGGCAGGCGGTGTCGAACCCCTTGGCGATGTCCCAGGGGAGCCCCTTCTTTTTCAGTTCCGCCTGCACGTCACGCAGGGTCAGGTCGATGGCGACGGCGTACCCCGCCACGTGGGAGAGCGCCCGCTCGGGGGGGATGTTGCTCCCCGTGCTGCCGATCATAAGCGCCAGTTCCGCCTCGTGGTGGCAGTCGCTGGAATAGGAGGGGATCACGATCTCCTCCCCCGCGCCGATCACGCTGGAGGCGGGCTTGGTGAAGATCACCGGACGCTCCGGGGTCTCGTTGCCCAGCTCCTTGATGTGGTCCGCGTAGTTGCGCCCGATGCAGAGGATCTTGCCGATCCGTACCGGCTCCGCGGAGCCGATCAGTTGTGCCGTCTTCATGGTTCTCCTCTTCAGGCCGCCCTGACCTCGCTGTTCAGCCGGCATCCCTGCCAGCTGCCGCGCCTTCTCAGCTCGTTGATCACGGCGTACCACATCTGGTTGTTCTTCAGGTTCCAGTTCGGCGCGACCCGGATGGCAAGGGGCGCCGAGCCGTACAGCCGCTGCACGGTGACCCGCGCCGGGAGCTCCTCAAGGAAGTCGCAGACGGTCGCCACGTACTCGTCGATGCCGATCGGCTGCCAGCTCCCGTCCCGGTACATCTCGGCGAGCCTCGTGTTCTCGACCGCGTGCAGCTGGTGCAGCTTCACCGAGTTGACCGGGAGACCGGCGATGAGGCGGGCGGTCTTCAGGAAGCCGCTCCTGGTTTCGCCGGGGAAGCCGTAGATCAGATGGGTGCAGATCTCGAGGCCGCGTCCGGAGAGCCGCTCGACCGCGTCGAGGTACTCGGCCAGGGTGTGGCCGCGGTTGATCCGGGAGAGGATGGCGTCGTCCATGGACTGCAGGCCGAGCTCCACGCAGACGTAGTGCTCGCGGGCCAGGTCGGTCAGCAGTTCGACTGCGGCCGGGCTCAGCGAATCGGGGCGGGTCCCCACCGAGATGCCCAGGACGTCCGGGTGGGCCAGGGCGCGCCGGTACAGGTCCGCCAGCTTGTCCGCCGGGCCGTAGGTGTTGGTGTACTTCTGGAAGTAGACGATGAACTTCTCGCTCCCCAGCCGCTCGCGGTGGTAGGCCATCCCCGCCGCCATCTGCTCCTCGACCGGGATCAGGGCCTGGGTCTCCTTGGGAGAGAAGGAACTGTTGTCGCAGTAGATGCATCCGCCGGTGCCGCGGCTGCCGTCGCGGTTGGGGCAGGTGAAGCCGCCGTCCACGTTCACCTTGCTGACGCGGCAGCCGAAGCGGCGCCTTACGTACGAGCCGTAGGAATTGATGCGGAGTTCGCTATGGATCGGTTCGCCGAGTGTCATCTAGACGTGGTGCTCCTCGATTGGGGGAAGCAGGGCCAGAAGCCTCTTGGCAGCGTCGCGCGGGTCGGGCGCGGAGAGGATGGCGGAGATGAGGGCGATGCCGCGCGCCTCTCCGGCGATGACTTCGGCGCAGTTGTCCAGGTTCACCCCACCCAGGGCGAACACCGGGATCTGCAGCAGCTGCGCCACACTGTTCAGTTTCTCGACCCCCACCGGACCGCCGTACTCGGCCTTGCTGGGGGTGTAGTAGACCGGGCCGAAGGTGATGAAGTCGGCCCCCATTTCCTGGGCCGTGACCGCCTGGGTCTGGTTATGGCAGGAAACGCCGATCAGCTTGCGCTCGCCCAGAAGCCTCCTCACCTTGTACAGCGGCAGGCTGGAGCTGCCGATATGCACGCCGTCGGCATCGACCGCGAGCGCCACGTCCACCCGGTCGTTCACGAAGAGCTTTGCGCCGTAGCGGGAGGTGAGGCGGCGCAGTTCCTGGGCCGTCTCGTAGAGGTCCTTTGTGCTGGCGGCCCCCTTGTCCCTGAGTTGCACGGCGCGCACGCCCCCCCTCAGGGCCTCCTCGACCACGAACTCCAGGTTGCGCCCGAGGGTCTCGCCGCGCCCGGTGATCAGGTAGAGGTTGAAGTCAATCCAGGGGGAATCGAGGCCTTTCACGCGATCAGCCCCGCCAGCGGAGAGGATGCGGTGGCGTAGAGTTTCCTCGGGATGCGTCCCGCGCGGTAGGCGAGCCTGCCGGCGCGGACCGCGAGATTCATCGCCTCGGCCATGGCGACCGGGTCCTGGGCCCCGGCGATGGCGGTGTTCATGAGCACGCCGTCGCAGCCAAGCTCCATGGCGATGGCCGCGTCGGAGGCGGTGCCTACGCCGGCATCCACGATGACCGGGACCTTGACCGTCTCCAGGATGATCTGGATGTTGTACGGGTTGCGGATGCCCAGGCCGGAACCGATCGGCGCCCCCAGCGGCATCACCGCGGCGCACCCCATGTCCTCCAGCTTCTTGCAGATGATCGGGTCGTCGCTGGTGTAGGGGAGCACGGTGAACCCTTCGGCGATGAGGACCTTGGCGGCTTTGAGCAGTTCCTCGTTGTTGGGAAAGAGCGTCTTCTCGTCGCCGAGCACCTCGAGTTTCACGAAGTCGGAAAGCCCCGCCTCACGCGCGAGCCGGCAGGTGCGGATGGCATCCTCGGCGGTGTAGCAGCCGGCGGTGTTGGGAAGCAGGGTGTATTTCTTCAGGTCGATGTGGTCCAGCAGGGATTCCTTGCTCCGGTCCGAGATGTTCACCCTTCTCACCGCAACGGTGATGATCTGGGCGCCGGAGACCTCGATGGCGCGCACCATCTGCTGGAAATCGGCGTATTTGCCGGTTCCCACCATGAGGCGGGAGTCGAATTCGCGTCCTGCGATGATGAGCTTGTCGTTTGTTACGGGCATCACTGTTCTCCAATCGGTAGCGTCTTGTCAGAATAGGTCGGTTCGATCCGGCTGCCGCGGGGCGGCCAGGTGAGCGGGGGGCGGGCTTTGTCCGCTGCGGGGGTGCTAGCCGCGGCCGGCGCCCCCTCCCACGAAATGGACGATCTCCAGGGCATCCCCATCCTTCAGCAGGGTGGTCTCGTACTGCGCCTTGGGAAGGATGTCCATGTTCAGCTCGACCGCGACACGGCGCGGGTCGATGCCGAGGGAGACCAGGTACTGCTGAACCGTGAGGGGGTCGATCGATACGGCTTCGCCGTTGGTGGTGATGTTCACTGCGGCTCCGGTACTGCGTGACGTTGGGGCTGGCCAGACGGGCTGCGGCACGGCGCGAGCCGGGCGTGACCCGACCGTAAACTAACAATACGGCCCCACGCTGTCAATCGTTTTCTTCCGCGCAGTTGCGCCCGGTAGGGGCCGCCGGGAGGGGGCGGGGCGGCGGGAAACGCCGTCGCGTATACGGCTTACGCTTCTCCCGGTCGGGCATCGAGGTCGAAGCGCCCCGGGTCGGGAAGTCGGGGCGGCGGGGTGTCCTGCTGCGGGATGGGCAGAAAGATGGTGAAGCTGGTTCCCACCCCCTCCTCGCTTTGCACCTCGATGCGCCCGCCGTGCTCCTGGATGATGCCGTAGGAGACGGAGAGCCCGAGGCCGGTCCCCTTGTTGGACTTGGTGGTGAAGAACGGGTCGAAGATGCGGTGCAGGTTGGCTTCGGAGATGCCGCAGCCGTTGTCGCTTATCTTGATGAAGGCCTGCCCCTGCACCGGATCGATGCCGGTAACCACCATGACCATCCCCTCGCCGCGCAGCGCGTGCCCCGCGTTGACCAGCATG
It encodes the following:
- the glyS gene encoding glycine--tRNA ligase subunit beta, giving the protein MAKDLFLEIGCEEIPAGFVPKAMADMEALMKRELETARIEFGEIVTLGTPRRLVLAVKGMAERQPDAELTAMGPAKSAAYDADGNPTKAAQGFARGQGVDVADLKVVMTPKGEYLAAVKSEIGRDTAELLPEMLPRLIGNIPFKKSMRWADFDVRFARPIHWIVALYGGTVVPFAFGNIESGSASRGHRFMANTTFPVRDLSHYLEECERHFVIPDPEKRKAIIRQEIDRVARQAKGNVLPDEALLEQVSFLVEYPSAVHGTFSPDFLVVPREVLITSMREHQRYFSLVDDQGKLLPGFITINNTLTEDPQVVVKGNERVLRARLSDARFFFDEDHKVKLESRVESLKSVVYQAKLGTSYEKMERFRELAKGLAQRHNPAVVDKAARAATLCKADLVSGMVGEFPEVQGIMGREYALHDGEDAAVANAIAEHYLPTQAGGELPASDIGAFVSLADKTDTICGCFSVGLIPTGSADPYALRRSALGIINIILDKGYREPISGLVKASLQLLAAKATRPVDDVYKDVIEFFRGRFVNLMADRYPSDVVDAVVSVSFDDLVEAAAKIQALAEFRKRDDFAALAGAFKRVGNIVKEGVDTPVATALFQEPAEGALYEAQQQVKKKVDAALSGADYLAALTEIATLKTTVDAFFDKVMVMAEDEKVRQNRLALLTSIARLFGSLADFARLSA
- the ppdK gene encoding pyruvate, phosphate dikinase; translated protein: MGTQYVYFFGAGKADGNAKMKELLGGKGANLAEMTAIGLPVPAGFTITTEVCTEYYKNNQQYPAALAAEVEANLARVEGLMGKKFGDAQNPLLVSVRSGARASMPGMMDTILNLGLNDTTVQGIIAQSGDERFAYDAYRRFVQMYSDVVMGMHKDELEHLLERKKEARGVHLDTDLKASDWKELVGEFKAKIKATLGVDFPEDPKEQLWGAIGAVFGSWMNQRAITYRKLNNIPAEWGTAVNVQSMVFGNMGDDCATGVAFTRDPSTGENYFYGEYLVNAQGEDVVAGIRTPQPINRAKYKPGDLPSMEEVLPECYQQLVGIRDILERHYKDMQDIEFTIEKGILYMLQCRSGKRTAKAALKIAVDMVAEKLIDEKTAVLRVAPSQLDQLLHPSLDPKAPRTVIAKGLPASPGAASGEVVFTADEAESAAKLGHKVILVRVETSPEDIHGMHAAQGILTARGGMTSHAAVVARGMGKCCVAGCGDIKVDYHGGQFVAKDGTVIKKGDVITLDGSTGEVMKGAVPMVAAGVGGDFATVMAWVDKFRRMKVRANADTPHDAKTAREFGAEGIGLCRTEHMFFEADRIAAVREMILSADLEGRKKALAKILPMQKGDFKGLFREMKGLPVTIRLLDPPLHEFLPQEDKDIEALSATMGVSVQTLKHKVEFLHEFNPMLGHRGCRLGVTFPEIYDMQVQAIMEAACELVKDEGFQIVPEIMIPLVAVTKELAIMRANAVAVCEETQQRYGVKVDYLIGTMIELPRAAITADSIATEADFFSFGTNDLTQTTFGLSRDDAGKFLPFYVENGILEDDPFVTLDQNGVGALVRMGCEKGRATRPGIKLGICGEHGGDPASVIFCDSVGLDYVSCSPFRVPIARLAAAHATLNAQAAAPAKTAAAGKDSDALQQPVASA
- a CDS encoding cold-shock protein, whose protein sequence is MANGVVKWFNDAKGFGFIEQENGADVFVHFSAIQGDGFKSLVEGDSVSFDVVQGAKGPQAANVVKN
- a CDS encoding YaaR family protein, encoding MRINEKSDSRSIAKKEKGTAPKSVAGTSAPLFAGRLAAVAKSSTEYEGELQRLKEEIDKAGDVLEQEPTIANFKVFRELIGTMARKVSAEAYRIEMLSGGVTGRSHEVIAVIDKEADLLYHLVMREQKDHIRIVAQIIKIKGLVVDFLL
- a CDS encoding substrate-binding domain-containing protein → MPSFVKSALAVLAVVSTLVSPPTPSAAETLRINGTGAGLVALRPLVAAFEKENRGVVVDMEKSLGSSAAIKALSRNALDLAVSGRPLKPAESAEGLVQQQWGRAPFAVLANRQVRVTGVSLNELAGMYGTSSARWPGGELVRVVLRPNEDVDTKLTRSMSPEMDRGMSAAQTRKDMLLGITDDEAFELVKKTEGAVAVMALSLPLSQPNAVAVLKLGGVQPSVANVASGKYRFVKEMHLVTRKDASSTVARFIKFLDSKKGRAIAAKHGVLVTGVK